From Halorientalis litorea:
TCCGCTCCTCGACGCCGTCGAACAGGTCCGCGAGTGTCGCCGCCTGCTGGGTCTCGGAGCGACCGTGTGCAGTCGCCTCGTCGGTGGCCGTGCCCGTTCGCGTTTCGCCCCCGCCCGTACTCCCGTCGGCGTGTTCGTTCGCTGTCTCGGCCGCACAGTCGGTCTCGGCGGGCACGTCGGGGAGCGGCACGGCATCCCGTGGCGGACGCGGGTCCCCGAGTTCCCGGACGACGGCGTCCGGTTCGGCCGCGACGGACGGCACGTCCCCCCGTGACCCGAACGCGTCCGTCCGGTCCGGGTCCACGGCTGTCGTCTCCACGATACGCATCGGTTCGTCCGCGGGAGCCGCCGGCGTCGCGTACCCCACGGGCCGCGTCTCGGCGGCGGCGAGCGTCGTCTCGAAGCCCGCCTCGTCCCATCCCTCGGCCGGGACGCCGCCGTCACGTGGCGGCCAGACCGGGCCGTCGAGACAGTTCTCGACGCGGACGCGACACGGGTGGTCGGAGGACAGGCGGCCAGTGACGAGCGTCACGCCGTCCGTGCGCGACGCCGTGCAGGTGAGCGAGACCATACGCCGTCTGGCCACGGCTTCCGATTTAAACCCTGACGACGGGTGCGTCGAGCCACGAGGCGGCCGCCGCGGGTACCCGGAACCGGTCACACGCCAGCACCACCGGTGCCCGGAGGTCGGCGACGCGGCCGACTGCGAGGGCGGCGGTCACGGGGTCGGCTTCGAACGGGTCCGCGGGCGACGGGCCGGGTGCGTCGGCAACCGCCGCCGCGTACGCCCCGCGCAGTTCGGCCACGAGGGACGCGCGCGCCGCCCGTTCGAGGTTCGCCACCTCGTCTTCGAGGCGGAGGCGTCGCTCGCGAGCGTCCCGTGCGTCCCTGAGCCGGTCTCTGTCGAGTCGTTGGCTCGCGGCGGTTCGGTCGGTCGCCACCTCCGAGAGGTCGCGGACGGCACTCGTCAGTGCCGCCTCGGCCTCGGCAACGGCCTCGTCGGTCCCCTGTTCGCGGAGGACCTGTACCCGCCCGCGGAGTTCCGCGACCCGCTCTTCGAGGCGTTCCGTCTCCGTGTCGGCCGCCGCGAACTCGCGGCGGACGGTATTGGTCGCTATCTCGGGCACCTCGATGTCGGCGAGTTGCTCGCGGACCGCCGC
This genomic window contains:
- a CDS encoding DUF7856 family protein, with protein sequence MMLEAGGIVRTGRAIDARNVPVDGATVAAAVRGEQTPITVENPAPRPVHERVGYVRPEMGVSVRTALAAAARSRGLSAPQDDDIAAVREQLADIEVPEIATNTVRREFAAADTETERLEERVAELRGRVQVLREQGTDEAVAEAEAALTSAVRDLSEVATDRTAASQRLDRDRLRDARDARERRLRLEDEVANLERAARASLVAELRGAYAAAVADAPGPSPADPFEADPVTAALAVGRVADLRAPVVLACDRFRVPAAAASWLDAPVVRV
- a CDS encoding DUF7857 domain-containing protein, which produces MVSLTCTASRTDGVTLVTGRLSSDHPCRVRVENCLDGPVWPPRDGGVPAEGWDEAGFETTLAAAETRPVGYATPAAPADEPMRIVETTAVDPDRTDAFGSRGDVPSVAAEPDAVVRELGDPRPPRDAVPLPDVPAETDCAAETANEHADGSTGGGETRTGTATDEATAHGRSETQQAATLADLFDGVEERIDIAERLSGETTLAAAAATVTEAEAFDGLGDVADQLAADADRLRRIERRAAALAERAETADVPTETVARLR